A window from Mesorhizobium sp. WSM2240 encodes these proteins:
- a CDS encoding class I SAM-dependent rRNA methyltransferase, translating into MKPSRDKRRERRPERERPKPAAVRSEPRPAPKIEEPAARPRVLARRVGALPAERLPVILEVAPNADYALIDSGGGEKLEQYGPYRIVRPEGQAIWQKALQARDWQQADAIFTGDTDEGGVGRWRFPKTPLGETWPMRHDGIDYVGRFTSFRHVGVFPEQASHWDHMAGLIRDAKRPVKVLNLFGYTGLASLVAARAGAEVTHVDASKKAIGWARENQQMARLSDKPIRWIVDDAMKFAEREERRGNGYDIILFDPPAYGRGPKGEVWQLFEDLPGLADICRAILTPKPLAVVLTAYSIRASFFSIHALMRDTFAGMGGTVESGELVIREKAAGRALSTSLFSRWVAQ; encoded by the coding sequence TTGAAACCTTCGCGTGACAAACGCCGCGAGAGACGCCCGGAGCGCGAGCGGCCGAAGCCCGCCGCGGTTCGCTCGGAGCCGCGCCCGGCGCCGAAAATCGAGGAACCGGCCGCCAGGCCGCGCGTGCTTGCCCGCCGCGTAGGCGCGCTTCCGGCCGAAAGGCTGCCGGTCATCCTCGAAGTCGCGCCCAATGCCGACTATGCGCTGATCGACAGCGGCGGCGGCGAGAAACTCGAGCAATACGGCCCCTACCGCATCGTGCGGCCCGAAGGCCAGGCGATCTGGCAAAAGGCGCTGCAGGCCCGCGATTGGCAGCAGGCGGACGCCATCTTCACCGGCGACACCGACGAGGGAGGCGTGGGCCGCTGGCGCTTTCCGAAAACGCCGCTCGGCGAGACATGGCCGATGCGCCATGACGGCATCGATTACGTCGGCCGCTTCACCTCGTTCCGGCATGTCGGCGTCTTTCCCGAGCAGGCCTCGCACTGGGACCATATGGCCGGGTTGATCCGCGACGCGAAACGTCCCGTGAAGGTGCTCAATCTGTTCGGCTATACAGGACTGGCGTCGCTGGTCGCCGCCCGCGCCGGCGCGGAAGTGACCCATGTCGACGCGTCGAAAAAGGCGATCGGCTGGGCCCGCGAAAACCAGCAGATGGCGAGGCTTTCCGACAAGCCGATCCGCTGGATCGTCGACGACGCGATGAAATTCGCCGAGCGCGAGGAGCGCCGCGGCAATGGGTACGACATCATATTGTTCGATCCGCCGGCCTATGGCCGCGGGCCGAAGGGCGAGGTCTGGCAATTGTTCGAGGATCTGCCGGGGCTGGCTGATATCTGCCGCGCGATTCTGACCCCAAAGCCGCTGGCCGTGGTGCTCACCGCCTATTCGATCCGAGCTTCGTTCTTTTCGATCCACGCGCTGATGCGCGACACGTTTGCCGGCATGGGCGGGACCGTCGAATCCGGCGAGCTCGTTATCCGCGAGAAGGCCGCCGGTCGGGCGCTTTCCACCTCGCTGTTCTCGCGCTGGGTGGCTCAATGA